Part of the Triticum urartu cultivar G1812 chromosome 2, Tu2.1, whole genome shotgun sequence genome, ATACACCCAGTGGACGGGAAACCTCCACCAACCCAGGTCATAGTGCACATAATGACCGGGACATCGGAATACCCGACTCAATCGCATTGGGAAATCGTGAGCAGTCACCATGGGTAACGATATTTCCATCAACTATATATTGATATATAGATTCTGGAGAATCATATAACCAAAAGTCTACAATTGTCGACATACATTTCTCAACTAGATTGCAAAAACCTTTCAAATGATTCAGATCCAAAGACCATGGCCATGGCAAAGTGTGAACAACACTCGGACTGAACTCAAGCAAAGGGTATAATCTAGGTAGAAATGATCTTGCTCAATAATGGGAAGGTATTCATAAGCAATACCTACACCAGTTTTTTTTGGAAACAGAATTGAGAACAATGAGGTGGTGAAACAAAGAGCGAGTATTGTAGCACAAGGGTTCACGCAGATACCCAACTATTCTCCAGAGGTGGAATCTCTTTCCGGTAACTTATATCATTGGCAATACAAAATCATCTATCTCTGCAGTTGATAGATGTAGTGATTACATATCCATGTGGATCACTAGATTCAGACATATATGATTGATTTCCGATGGAATCTCAATTCTGAATCGAAATACAAAATGCAACATACATTGTGTAAAACTAGTAAGTCACCATACGACTTATTGTGGTCGGTACATATGGTACAACCGACGTAGTGAGTTCCTTATACAAAAGGATTACTCCTGCAAAGATGATTATGCATGTTTGTATGTCTGCAATGACGACACATGTAATCATCTAATGACGGAGTTTAAATGAAGGATTTGGGTAAACCAAAACACCGCTCGTTACTATAACTTGAGCACCTTCATTTATACATTATGGTATACTATGTTGTCTATATCCAAGATATATTGGAGAAATTCATTGTGGACAAATATTATCAATCCATAACTCTCATGGTAGTTCATTCTCTAAATGTAGAGAATGATCTATTTAGACCAAGAGATGATGGAAATGAGATATTGGGACTCAACGTTCCATATGCCATTGGACCGACCAAACACAATTGGTTGGTACCAGTGGCGGATCTAGGATTTTGAACCAGGGTGGTCCAACCTAATAATATTTTTTTACAACTGCGAATGTACTAATTAATTTACCAATAGCACAAGATAAATTAATCAATTTTTTTCTCAAATAAGTCTCAATTTTGCATAAAAGAATCCTGCATACCTTGAAAAGTTCAAAGACTACCTGCATACGTTCATTCTTCCACCTTTGGTATGGAAAATGACGTGGCATAGCTCAGCGAGCGCCCATTGCGCCACCGTTATTGGGTTGTATATGTAATCATGTGATCATGATTGACATTCTGTTCTTCAATGTGACAATGACATTTATTGATTCAAAAAACGAGAACAATGTATCAATTTTTTGACCTAAACTGAAACAATTTGGTAGTAATTAGTAAAATTCTTGGAAATTACAGCTCAAGATGCCACATAGATTTTTTTTTTGCCCCAAAGTGAAATAGTTCAGTTGTAAGTAGTAACATTCCTAGACAGAATTCAGCAATACTGCATTACAATTTATAAAGGAGCACAACAAGCCTAAATTCATAATGAGCAGTACTGGCAGGTGGCAGCATGCCGAGCAATGAGTAAGAGTAAACAAAAATTGGGGACCGAGCAGAAATCTCATCAAAGGTACCTCAAATCGTGCTGGGAGCGTGACGGCTGGCCTGCTGGAGCTGCAGAACGCCGGCTGCCAAGCGCCGATAGCCGAGTGCGGACTAGGCTGGGTGCGGTGGCGCCGGGCCGGTGCGGGATGGGCATAGTCGCCGGCGAGGCATGGATCCAGGCGGCAAGTCAGGGCAACGAGATTGGCTGGAGCGTAGAGAAGCTGCGAGGGGATTTGGGGACGGGGAGCCAGTGCGCGGGCTACCACGGTCCACGGCTGTGCGAACGAGTCGAGGTTGTGGTTGTTGGGCTTTTCGTTTCTTTTCTTCTGGCCCATCTGCTAATCTCTTATGGACTATGGTATATATATGGGTTGtaccaaaatcccagggtgggccgcggCCCACCCTGTCCACCCTGTAGATCCGCCACTGGTTGGTACTCAAGAATATCTTTCGATATCTTCAAGGCATGAAACATTTTGTCTTGGTTTTTCAGTTTTGGAGAAATCTGAACACCAATATCATTGGATACATCGATCAGATCCCCACTATGTCAGATCGTAGACAAGTTTAGTGTTCCTACTAGGTGTGGTAGTCCTCTCATGAAGAGTCTTCGAAACAGACCTCATGGCTACATCCACCAACCATTATCTCAACGATAATGTTTCTTGTGTTGCTCGGATGCAAACAGGTTACATAATAAGCAATATCACTATATTGCATATCTTGCAAGTCAAATCAATGCGACTGATTTGTTCAGCGGGTCTCTACCAACTTCTATGTTTTGGTATGTAACGGCTTCGAATTTTGCAAGAATCAGGGGAAGTATCTTCCTGAATTGTTCCTATTCAATGCATCATATTATACTCTTTTTCCCTTCATGAGTTTACTTTACAGGTTCTCATAAAGGTTTTTAATGAGGTAATATCAACATGAGATCATATGTCATACTTCCTGTTTTTCCCACCGGGGTTTTGGGTAAGTATACATGACACATTTATTGTCCTCTAAACTCTATGAGTTTTTCTCGTATTGAGTTAAAAGGGATAATGACCATTATATGTTGTATCATTTTCTCCTTATTTTTTCCACTGGGTTTGAAGGAGTTTTAGCGACATATCAAACACTTATCTCCTCATATTTTTCCCACAGGGTTTTTGGAGGAGCTTCTCAAGATGATGATACTTACACTAACAAGCATGGATTAGGGGGAGTGTTAGGATTTAATTAATCCTATTAATCCCTGTTTTTCCTAATTGAGGCGGTTGTCTCATGTCCCTTTGGACGTACCCCTTCGGGGGCTATATATATGTAATCTCATTATCAATGAGAACGACGATTCTACTACTTGTCATTTGCTCTTGCAATTACTTCGAACACCAATCATAGCCGAGTGCTCCCTCCTGGCACTGGAGTTTGATAGTATCACTTTTGATCACTGTAGCAGAGGTCAATTCGGCCGCGGATGATTTAGCAAAACATTGTATTAGTTCTGGCAAACTGCCATCCCTGACTTTATTCTTCACCATTATGTAAACGATCTGGCTATCATTTGATGAATAAAGTTTATGATGCTAAAAAAAGTGAAAAATCCTTTCAGCTGCATTTTCTGTTAACAAGATTCACACACTTTGGCAAGATATATTTTGACTTTCAATTATACTAATATATAAGTCGGGCAGCATATAAGTTTAGTCAAAGTTTATTTCATTTAGTCAAACTGACAGTCAAAGTTGACCAAAAAATGTGTAAAGTCCTTGTAGCACTATTTTTGAACTGGCCGCATTCGGCAAAATCGATGCTCATTTCCAGGCTTCATCCTGTCTCTAATTAATTTTCTCCAGGTCCTTTAGTGATTAGAAATAAAATTATGAAGTGCCCTGACGGCAAACCCTTGGATATAAAGATCAAAATTATGCAACGCAGGAAATACCAATAGCAGACAAGCTCTACAATGTCCTGAAGCACAACGGGAATGCACAGAGTAGCACAGTGGGGCGCCATGTCCTCCTGCAACCAGAAGACCTACCTACCTACCCGACCTAGCAAACCCGGCAAAAAGATCTATTATGTTATCCAGTCAGGTGCCTCGCTGACCACTTCAAGTACAAAAAGGAAACTACAAAGCCGGAGCAATGATTATTAACAAAGAATTTCTTAGTGTTTGCATTATTGTACACACACCGTCGACGACCATCCGACGGAGATGCCGTGGCTTCTGAAGAGTTCAAGATCATAACCTCAAAGCTGAAGGCATCAAGATGAAGGCAAAAAAAAGGGCATCATGCTCGTCTCGCCTCGAGAAAAAGCGCGGCATCAATCGAAAGATTGGAACTGATGCAAAAAAAAATAGTGGCAGCTGGGGCACCACACAAAATAATCCATCTAGTCCCTTCCTAGCTATCTCAAGCATGCCTGCGCTCCTGTATAGTATAATACACAAAATATTATTGGAGGAATGACCCAACATTGGGAAAAAAATAAGCATCAAAATTCTGAAGTAGCTAGAATGAATAATATAGCCACACACGACAATGGCATACAGTCACAAACGGCATACATACCAGATAAAGGTTTCCCTAATACTGTTTCTAGTACTGGTACTGTTGAATAATACTGGCATTAAATTGCTGGGCTTATGTAATCATTTATGTTCCAGGCTGATGTTCTGATAATAATTTCAAACGCAAGTGCTTCAATGGAACAAAGGCATtgattgtactccctccgtcccataatataagatcgttttgcaagatcttatattatgggacggagggagtagtaaattaaGACAAATCGCAAATATAAGCATATTAAAcattactccctccattcctaaaagTAAGGCATATTTTGTTTCGTTAAGACATGCATTTGACCAATAATTACTCCATAAATACAAAGTTATATGACATGAAATTTGTGTCACTAGATTCGTATTTAAAATTAGTACTCTGTTATGATAGTGATTTTGCATCACATAAATCAAATATTAAAAGAGTAATTGTTGGTCAATTGTCTTAACGAAACGAAATACGCCTTATTCATCAGAACGGAAGGAATACATAATATTGAGAATCAGCCAAATACATACTTGTCTGTATGAACCCTTTGCCTAATCCTCTGCCAGAATCAGCTTGTGCCAAATGAGGTGCAATGAGGGCATCCAATTTGACAACCCAGAGTGCAACTGCAGACGTAGTTTGTGGCATCGTTTGGAAGTATACAGTAATGTCATCCAGATATGAACTAAAGCTTACTGCTGATGAGCTTTGGTACAACCAATCCTCATCAATTGCCCCAACAAAATCAACAAGAACCTGCAGGGAAGAAACATGGCAAAACAAAAGCCAGTACATACTGTATAAATTACCTGAAACTGAATGAATGTTCTGATATTACGATGTAAACAGGAAAAAGATACTGACCTGCAAAAGCTCGGGTAATGATGATGTTCGTCGCAGCCGCTTAACCCACAGGTTGTGCGAAGACTTCATCCACAAACCAGCAAAAGCTGCCGTAGGCATAAGTGCCTACATCAGCGCACACAGAATGAGGGAAAAAATATGATTAATGAGCTGCTATGAAATACATACACTATTTGTGACCAAACAAGTGACTGGCGATCCAATACAGAAACATAACTCAACTTTGAATCACCATGTATCATGGTTTCTTAACGTAGATCCCAGACAATAAACACTGCGTAGAACAACCATTTTCTAGTACTCACCTCAATAGCATGAATGGCTGCTTTAAGTGCCTGTAGCTGCGAAGGAAGAACTTTATGATTTGGCACATCGTACAAATCCTCAGGCTCCCTGCATGTTGCCACATGTATAGCATATCTTTCTTCAAGATCAAAACCAACCTCAAAAGTAGAGTGGCATATTCTGCAATGTTTTTCATCTCTCCAATACAGATCATGACAACTATCACAATGAACAAGTGATTCCTTAAATGATCTCTTGCCACACTTAACAGCAGTAAGGGAAGAGTAGAAAGAAGTCCAGATCCATTTATCTAACGCTTGCAACCTTTCCCACTTTGACATCTTCTCATCACTTCTCCTCCCAACTTCAATTCCTATTGCAGATGATGCATTTTGAAGATTACCAGCTAGATATGTTGGAACAGAAGCACTGTCAATGTCTGATAGGGGTGAAGCTCCATCTCCACTACTTGGCTTGGGTGAATATCTGTTTCCACTGCTTGTCTCGGAATGAGAAGAATCAGATGATGCTGTGAGCGCAACTACACACCCATCTTCCAAGTGTTTTTTCATGCCTTCAAAAAGACATGATTGCCTCTTTTTCATTGATGCAAGAAGATGAGCTTCCCTGGTGCCTCTGATGTCCAGGACAGACAATAGCGAGAGTAAATCCTGCAATGCAAACAAAAAAAGAGCCAGTAACTTTATTTGTGGAAGTTTAACCTCGAGTGATTAAATAAGAGGCAAATTTAGATACTGCACAAATCAAGCAGGTGGGCAACCTGTGGTGAATCTATCACTTCCCAGTGACCATCTTCTGAGGACTCAAAGTAAACCCTACGGTGCCCTGGATCATCTGCTCTACAAGGGCCAAGGAAGAGCCAGTAATTGTTATATCTGCGATCTGATCCTAAGAGAACAATTTGTGGCTGATGTGCAAATCCTGTGGGTGATTCGTTAGCTCCAGAGTCAGCAATGTAATCCTGACTCCTCAGGCTTCCTGATTGTCCTTGCATAGAAGAATCAAAACTGTGCGAGCTTCCTGGTCTATTTAAGTACTCATCACTAGATTGGTAAATGGTTCTTGTACACTTCTTTATCTTCCCACCTGAGGCATGCGACTGTGCTCTCTGTATGCTAGACAGGACACTTTGTGGTTCCTATGAAAGGTAGAAAACAATAATATAAGATTCTGCAGCTTTCCAACAAGGCATACAAATAGAGAATAGAACATTTGTATGAAGGCTGATCTTTAACTTGGAACGTAAACACAACAAAGTTATCCAAGATTAAGTTTCCCAACAACTGAGAAATGGCTATTGTATGCATTTTTCACTTCGAATACTTCAAATGAGTTATACGGTAACATAAGGCAGGCACTATCCACTTAAGATGTCCATATACATATCCTAGTGAAAGTAGTATCTACTTAAAATGTCCATTTCTCTTAATTCTGCCTAAGCCGTAAGGAGACACAACCATAGTATAGTTAGGAACTTAGGATAATCAATTATAAGTGTGATCATTTATGTTAGTTGTGGAGAAGTGAATAAAGCACATCAATAGAAGAAGAAAATTCAGTGGAGGTAAATTTGCATAAATGGTTCATGGGTTTGGATGACTTAAAAGAAAAAAGAACTGACATAATGCCGTAATCTTCTAAAAAATGAGACCTTGCTCTCTTAACTCATCTGATCACTTCTAAGAACATCCAAACTATTCATGTACTTACATTACCAAGACAGAGCACTATAGTCAGCTAGCAAACTTCATACAGGGCAACATTAACAATAATGAAAAAGAATAATAATCCTTTAAGTCCTGGATGGTCGTTTTGCAAGttcagtactccctccgatccataacaagtgttgcagttttgaactaaccTTAGCTCAAAACtgtgacacttattttggatcggagggagtaatGTTTAAGCAATGATGCTTTGAACAAAGATGAGATGTTGCAATTGAAATATACCAGAAGAGAGTGAAGGTTACCTCAAGCCTTGGAACAGAACCAGCACCAGAAACAACATCTATCAAAGCAACCAAGCAATCCAGCTTCTCATCGATGCTTAGGTCTGAGTACTCGCCTTCCATCAACCCCAGAAGCCATCGTTCTCCAGAATAACTTTCATCAATTTCACTGCATTTATTCATATTTTTATGTACGTTCTTCTGTCTCCACCTGACAATTCTACTTTCATGCTCAGCATAACTCTCTTGTGGACCATCAGATTCATCACCACTGCTGCTAGCATCCCTATCATCATCAACAGTTCCAGAATCCTCGGTATCTGATCTAGGATCTTCTTTTCCTTTAATCCGAGGATCAACACGGAGACGATATGCAGAAGGCGCAATCTTCTCAAACAATGTGATGTCACTAGAGAGAATTGAAAAAATAAGCTGCTCTACTTCTGATGCACCAGAGAGATTAAGACCAATAATCTGAAAAGAACAATCAAGTAAATGCCACGGAGATACTCAACCAAAAGTATATACAGAAGGCCAGCTATCATCAATATGAACAGTTCATTTCTGAAACTACCTGTGGTGATTTGGCAAGTTCAGCAACTTTTAACCCACCGCTTCCTTTCTTAGACAATAGTGCAAACAATTCACCTTTCAGTGTACGAGGACGTAACCCATATTTAACCATTTGATTCTTTTCCTATAATTGAATAAAAGGATATATGTTACTTTGAAACATAATAGAAGTACTTGTAGGGGGGATCTATTGCTACAGCATATATACAAATATTGGTAGCTGTAACCTGAAAGGCATGCACACACATACAAGTGTGAGATCTAGAATAATGAGGTGTCTCATTAAGTACCTTGTTAAAGAAATTCCGATTCAGCATATGATGATCTGAACCAAAACCTGAAGCAACCAGAACCTGGCGTAGTATTTCAACCCAAGTAAGAGAATTCAGGGATTTGATCCAAAAATTCACATTGAATTCTTGTTCTCTAACCTGAAAGAGAAACATAGAGGCAAACCATTTAGCTACTGCATTTTTCAGATTCAAGTTCTTCAAACAGGAAGCAGGTATGCAGGATGACAGTTCTCTTATGCATTCATTCAAGACATTCGCCCTAATGAAGCAGCATCAAGTAGTCTGAATTCTATCTAGTTACCTCCCATCGAATCTATAAGAAAAGAAAGCAAGACAAATACTAGCTCAGTGAAACTCAGACTCTGGTCCACATTCTATGGGAAGTATGACAAGACGAACACCTCAACTGAAACAGAAGTTTGGTGCTGCAATTGACAAAGTCATGGAACTAAATAAATGTAAATATGAGAAGAATAGCATAGTCAGTTTCTTCACACAAAGTAGTATGATTTATCAGACCACATAGAAAGATAAGGATCATGTTGATGTCACACTTATTGGCTATTGCACGATCACTGTTACTCAATGTAATGAATTACGATGAACACAAGTCAGTAGCCTCGTGCTACTAGAAAACAAAGCCGATTCATCCTACGCTGTCATTTATTAGACCCTGTAGGCCCATATTGTTCTTCAAGGAAATCATTAACTTGATATCCAGAGTAGACTGGAACAGGAGCATAACAAAAAAAAAGTGCATGGTAATGAAACGGCTCGACAAATTGCTCAACTCCAGCACTAGTCTAAGACCATATACTTTGACTTCCGATGCAGCATCATATTCGAACTATAAACTTTACACAGTGTGCAACAAACTCGCCAATACTTCTGCCAACATAAATAAATATACCCAACAAGGTACAATCAGACTGAAGAAAACTAATAAAATGAACCTACTACTAACTTCTCCACTCATTCAAAATTCATCTGTGAACTGTCCGACAATGCTGAAATGACGCCACAGCATAATAGCTCTAGAATAAGCACAATGTAATTCTATCTTGGAAATGAACTAAAGTGTACAGCACATTTCAAAACTCACAAAGTTCAGAAAGCTTAAGAATCTGTTATCTTTAGATGATCTTGGAACAAACACACTGCCGCTGCCCCTTTCTGTGTTTAACATAAGTAGCTTGAGAAGACTGACATGTACTTTCCCCAACAACGAGGAGTCCTGGAGATCACATTTGAACAATAAGAAAATACAGCAAATTATACCAATTTCAGGGAGATTTAACAAAATTTGCACCTTCTCATGGAATGCTTGTGCAAACTCATCAAACGTAAAGGGATGAACATCCATACTACCAAAATGTGTGTAGACAAACCGGACAACCTGCCAAGAATATTTTCGAATTAACAGATGCTGGCCACAGTTTCAACATGAAAACTAGTAGAGGAAAGGTGGGCGCACTAAAATCTACGAGCACGGCAGTAACACAAACAATAAGTTTAGGAAGAAAGAATTTTTCAGTTAACCAAGCACATATGGGCTATTTAGATTTTTAACAACATGCTTAGGCCATTAATGTTCCAAACAAAATAaccaaatactccctccgtaaagaaatataagagcgtttagatcactaaaatagtgatctaaacactcttatatttgtttacagagggagtatattatAGGAGACATGTCTAATATTCCTGCTGCCCAGATGCAACTAAATCCGGTAAACTACTGGTTGGATTCATGAGCAAAATTGATACCAGTATGCAAAGATTATTGAAGCCAGTCTTGTTCCACGACCAGCATAAGACATGTATGATCATTCACTAATCACTATGCAGTAAATTCCATAAGTTAATAGAATATAGAAGTTGGACAGACTGATAATGAGCTTTTTTTTCATTTCATGTAATGTAAATTCCATTAATGATGATAATACTACTCATGTATTCTCAAAGTAATGTGTTGCATTTAACCTGGAAGAGCTTTTTCACCATTTCAGGTGATGACTCCCAAGGTTTTGTGGGAAATGGTTGTTTCATCCTGACACTTGGTGGAGGAAACCTGGCAAGTAAATCTGCAAGAGAAGCACTAATACTTAAGTAAATTGGCTTATATTAGAAAAAATGAGAACAAAGAGGTAGAGGATGATATTGCAAACCTTTACAAAGGGGGCAGCCATGTCTCCCAGTGGAAGAAAGATGAGCTGAACATCTTAACGGATTAGGACCTGCTTGTAACTCACTGAGCTCAAGCTCCTCATCATCAACTAAAGTAGCCTGTTCAGTTCGTAGTTCTGAGGATTCTGATTCATCAACTGAAAGATGGCACTCCACTGAAGGATGCTCCGTCAAATCAGTAGCTCTGCCACATGGCACCTAAAATAGCGAGAAATCACCATTAGCATACTACACAAAAGGCAGATTAAGTTCCGTCTAACCAGATTAAAAAGGTCAAATtgcaaatatatatatatatatatatataagggtTTTAatcatttatgccactagttgtgtccctctactcagttttgccattagatgttacaactgctcaaaaatgccatcgttcTGTGAGATGCTTGCTCAGAAATGCCATTAGATATCTCAAGAATGCCATCGTTCCATTAGATGTTTGCtaaaaaatgccattagacatcgTTATTGTCAAGTCAAACTCATTGACCATGTTCCATGACGAAAATACCCCTATACCCACATGTCAGCTCTCtctatctcacaatgataagtgtggaCCCCACTTATCAGGAGTAAGAAAGCGACTAATTTTAAAGGAAAATAAGAACGCTGTTGGGATCAAGTGGGACCCACACTTTAttgtagtgagatagagggagagctggcatgttgGTCTATAGGTATTTGggtcattataacatggcaaaCGAGATTTGTGCTGACAGTAATGGTGTCCAGTGGCATTTTTAAGCATGTGCCTAACAAagcgatggcatttttgagcagttAAAATTCCTAGTGGCGAAATAGAGTAGTGAGACACAACCAGTGGCATAAATGATAAATTAATAGCTTTACAGGTCTAGATTCTCATTCTAGAGGACGCTCATTATCTCCATATGTGGACTTCTCCAAGTAATAAAGCTTACCTTTCTTTTACTCGGTGGAGGTCTACTCTTCTTGTTTACTTTCTTCCGTGGCGAAGTTTGTCTCTGCACCAAATAAGGTTAAAAGGAGGAAATTCTGAGTTGCTAATTCAGAATATACAACTACAAGTTTCAAATAACATAGGCTGTATCAGATCAAATTACATAAGCAACTTTACTTGGGCAAGTTTTCCACCACAATCTTCGAATGGTCTCAATGACCTCAAGCAACCACTTTCATCAATGAAACTGGAGCAATCTTGAATTTCTGCAGTTTGGGAATACATTGCATGCCACACTGTCATTAGACCTTTGCCCTTTCCATGCTTCCTCACAGGATCATTGTTCTCAAATGGCAAAGTGGATCTCTGAGCAGTAGGCGACATGATCTGCagatgaacatttttttagaaAGGTGGGCACCTGACGTTAGAGGTCTCAATATAACAAATGGAAACAAATTAACATGGATTACAATTACAAAAAGGGACAATAAGCACAAAATGTCAGTTTAACTGACAGCATCTTCATCTCAGGCACTAAAATAATTTGTCAATCAGCAACTGGCAAAAGAACACAAGAATTTTAAGAAACAAATACGGTGGATCTCTAATCTTACATGTAACAAATAAAAATGAACATTAGAGTGCCTTCAGAAAGACTGTTACAGCAAATAGCTGAATAAAAGTGATACTAAGGCAGGAACTGTAAATCTTTTATACCAATTCAAATGTGAGAGCCATCTCTTGGCCCACAAAATACATGGGATTTCTTATTGTATATCCTGGCCCAAAAGTTTCCAGAAACCATTGTTC contains:
- the LOC125535823 gene encoding homeobox-DDT domain protein RLT3-like; this translates as MMAKGFLAKSDNAGTKKSPLQIQMLESFYSEVQYPKPEDVTEYAASVGLTYNQVRIWFKERRRKERRHMEAAEVHMETQASARSNWPRCSSSRSSNSSQSPMQDTTGHQSYQDQSVLKKRKIMSPTAQRSTLPFENNDPVRKHGKGKGLMTVWHAMYSQTAEIQDCSSFIDESGCLRSLRPFEDCGGKLAQRQTSPRKKVNKKSRPPPSKRKVPCGRATDLTEHPSVECHLSVDESESSELRTEQATLVDDEELELSELQAGPNPLRCSAHLSSTGRHGCPLCKDLLARFPPPSVRMKQPFPTKPWESSPEMVKKLFQVVRFVYTHFGSMDVHPFTFDEFAQAFHEKDSSLLGKVHVSLLKLLMLNTERGSGSVFVPRSSKDNRFLSFLNFVREQEFNVNFWIKSLNSLTWVEILRQVLVASGFGSDHHMLNRNFFNKEKNQMVKYGLRPRTLKGELFALLSKKGSGGLKVAELAKSPQIIGLNLSGASEVEQLIFSILSSDITLFEKIAPSAYRLRVDPRIKGKEDPRSDTEDSGTVDDDRDASSSGDESDGPQESYAEHESRIVRWRQKNVHKNMNKCSEIDESYSGERWLLGLMEGEYSDLSIDEKLDCLVALIDVVSGAGSVPRLEEPQSVLSSIQRAQSHASGGKIKKCTRTIYQSSDEYLNRPGSSHSFDSSMQGQSGSLRSQDYIADSGANESPTGFAHQPQIVLLGSDRRYNNYWLFLGPCRADDPGHRRVYFESSEDGHWEVIDSPQDLLSLLSVLDIRGTREAHLLASMKKRQSCLFEGMKKHLEDGCVVALTASSDSSHSETSSGNRYSPKPSSGDGASPLSDIDSASVPTYLAGNLQNASSAIGIEVGRRSDEKMSKWERLQALDKWIWTSFYSSLTAVKCGKRSFKESLVHCDSCHDLYWRDEKHCRICHSTFEVGFDLEERYAIHVATCREPEDLYDVPNHKVLPSQLQALKAAIHAIEALMPTAAFAGLWMKSSHNLWVKRLRRTSSLPELLQVLVDFVGAIDEDWLYQSSSAVSFSSYLDDITVYFQTMPQTTSAVALWVVKLDALIAPHLAQADSGRGLGKGFIQTRAQACLR